The Patescibacteria group bacterium region CCAAAAAATACGGGAATCCTCACTAACCATGTTAGTCGACCAAAAACCTATATCAAGCAAAGCCTTGAAAGTCATGGAGTGGGAAGAATAAGTCACGAGCTTTTCCTCCCTGATCTGCATCATCATCTGCCAGAAGGTATTAGAGGAAGCAGCTAGACGCGAAAAGAAGGGTGCTTCCCAAATATTATTATGATAAACCGGAATTGGCTGATAAGAAGCCCGATAAGGTTCAGACACGCTGAGAAACTTATAAGCCAAGGCGTAAAAATATCCCGGACTGACAACCGTATCGATGTCAAAAACACTGACCAGGATGTTATCATAAGGCAACTGCTCGGGATCAATGATTTTAGCTTTAGCTTCTTTCATCGCCCAGGCCTGATTGGCGCCCTTGCCTTTAAGCTCGCCCGGAATGTCACCAGGATGGAAAGTAATTAAAAAATATTTAAAACGAGAAGAAAATTCTTGTTCAATAATCTTAGCCTTCTCTCGGGCAGAAACGCCAGCCCGATCCTCCATCGCTAAAACTACCAACATCCTTTCCCTGGGCCAAGAATCATTCTCAATCGCCCGCAAACAGGTTCGCAGTATTTCTAAGCTTTCCTGATAAGTCGGCAGGATAATTACCTGCCACAAATCTGAATGTTTCAAGCCTTGTTTGGCCAAACAATCCGCCGGCAAATCTTTTTGAGGATCGAGTGCAATCTGTTTTTCATCTAATAGGCGGCACTGTTCGCGCCAATTTACCCGCTTACCTTTCTTTAATTTAAAGAAGGAGGTGAGAAGATAAATAGCTAGATATAAAACTAATAAAAGCCAATAAACGTCAAAGGCGATTAAGAAATAAGCGACCCAGACTGGCTTAAAATAAGAAAAAATGATCAAAATTAAAAGCGTACCTAAGGATAAGAATCCAGGCAATATTTCTAATATTCGATAAAATTTCCGGTCTCTACCGGATAATTCCGTCGCTTTTCCAACTTTCAGGTAGTCCATAGACAAACTATAAATTTAAGACTCCCTTACTTTTTAACGCAAAAAGGCAACGAGCGCAAGCACTGACGTCGACGTCAGCATCATGAGCTTCGGCAAAATTTTCGCCGAACAATTTAAAATGCAACTCTGAAAGATTGGGCCATTTATATGAACCGCGCCCATTCGGCAAAGCACAAAAATTGGCGCTAGCTTTCATGGTGCAAATCTTCTTGGCTTCCTCCACTACATCCTTTATGCTGTGCCGCCAAAATTCGGCACCGATAATTTTTTCATCAAAGCTGATGTTGTGGCCGACTAAAAATTCCGCCCGCCTGACTTGAAGAGCAAATTTTTCTAAGACCTGACGCAGATCTTCACCGAGCCTCAAGGCCTGTTCATGGCTGATCCGGTGGATACGCGTCGCCTCTTCCGGTATAACAAAACCGTCTGGACGGATAATATGGTTATGCTTCTCCCATAAATTTCCATCAGCATCATAAACCTGCCAAGCCAGTTGCACGAGTCGCGGCCAATTATCAGAATCACTGACCGGTGCTTGGTAATTCTTCGGTAAGCCGGTAGTTTCCGTATCAAACACTAAATACATAAGCTGATAATAATAATTCCGCGCGAGCGCGGAAATTAAAAAATAAGATTATTAGGATCTTAGTCCTTAAAAACCACTTCCTCCCCTTCACTAAAATCTTGACCACTTAATCTAGGCGCTGGAGTAACTACGCTTGGCTTAGATTGTGGTCGCGAAGTCTTTTCCGGCCGACCCCTAAAATCCAGGGGTTGGATATTCTTCAAATCTTGCAAAGACAGGCTAGGGGCATTATTTTCTAAAGATAGTTTAGCTAATTCAGCCTGTTTGGCAAGCTGCCTGGCTTCTAGCTCTTGTTTCTTATCTTGCTTTTTCTTACTCAAACAATCCTTGCAGAAGATTGGCCTGATTCCATCCGGCACGAAAGAAACTTCGGTAATCACGCCACAAGCTGAGCACTCAGCTTTAATACCACCCTGACCCTTAGTTCCGACAGTCTTGGCGCTTCCCCTGTCTTGACTAACGACTTTCGGCGCAGTTACCGGCGTCGCGCTTAATGATTCTAATTGTTTCGGAGATAAAGTAGCCGGACTCTTCCTCAGCTGGAAATTATCTTCATTAGGATTAATATTTTTTACCACTGTCATGTTTTCTTCATAGCTCTCATGCCAGTTCATAATCTTCTCTTCCACCGCTTCCCGTTCGGAAGCATACTTCTCTCGAGAATAATGAATGACTTTCTCGGTGTTTCCCGTCTTTTCTTCCCTAGTTAAGGGCGGTAAACCGCGAGCAGAAAAAGGGTTGGAAGAAATGCCGTCGATCATCAGCTTCAAATACATCTCGTATTTAGGCAAATTAACCAAGTCTTCTTCGGTAAAAGTCGGAGTAAACTCCTTGACCAATTCTTCGGCATCAGTCGCTCCCACTCGGAAGACGACCATCGTGCCGACATTACCAAAAACAGCCGGTCGCACCTTATCGCTGAGCTGTTCGATATACTGATGGGCCAAGATCAAATTCAAACGGTATTTACGGGCTTCTGATAAGATATTAGCAAAGCTATCGGTCGAAAAATTCTGAAATTCATCAATATAAAGATAGAAGTCGCGCCGATCCTTCTCGGGCACATCCACCCGGCTCATGGCCGCTAACTGAATCTTGGTAATCATCATCGCTCCCAAAAGAGCCGAATTATCTTCGCCAATCCTGCCCTTGCTTAAATTCATGATTAAGATCTTTCCGTGATCCATGATATCACGGATATCAATGGCTGACTTGACTTGGCCGATAATATTTCTCATCAAAGAGCTGGACAAGAATTGGCCGACTTTATTCTGGATAGGAGAAACAGCTTCCGCCGCAAACTTATCCGCATAGGAAGCAAATTCTTTCTCCCAGAAAGATTTGACTACTGGGTCCTTAATGTTAGCTACGACGCGTTTTCGATAGTTCTTATCGGATAACATTCTGACTACCCCTAAAAGAGTAGAACCGGGAAAATCTAAAATCGCCAAAATAGCATTACGCAAGATATATTCTAGACGTGGCCCCCAAGAATCAGCCCAAAGTTTTTGAAAGACTCCGATCAAGCCAGAAGCCACTAGATGGCGCAAATGGGCATCAACTTGTTCGACTACGTTAAAGGCAATCGGGTAATTTATATCTGAAGGATTAAAATAGACTACCTCGTGAATCCGATTGCTTGGAATATACTCGATAATCTTTTCTGCTAGATCGCCATGAGGATCTACAACCGCCACGCCGTGTCCGGCCCGGATATCATCCACGATCATATTCTCTAGAATGGTTGATTTACCCATACCAGTTTTCCCAATCAAATACATATGCCGACGTCGATCGTCAGTTTTGATGCCGAATTTCTTAAATTCGTTACGAAAGGTTGTCTGCGCAAAAAAAGCTATTTCTTGAGGCATAACGCTATCTTAATAAATTATCAGGATTCTCATTAGCATTAAGGCTGGTGGTGCCGCTATCTAAGCCATAAGCAGCTAGGAGATCTCTAAAAAGGGGCGGTAAATATAATAAGCCCCAGACGATCGGGATGACGATCAAAAACACCTTGACCCAGCCGATAATCTTTTGCCAACGGACATAGGTCTTAACATAGCGAGACAATTCCAAAATTTCTTGACTCACCGCCAAGTTTTTTTCTAATAGAATTCTCATGTCTTCTGACTCAGTAGAGAGACGAGATTTCACATCTGCCATAGATTTTAGTTTCTTAGTTCGCAAAGTTCGACAAACGCCTGGCCTGCTTTAGCCATCGCCCGCATTTCCTGGGCAGAAAAAGGACGAGCCGACTCATAATCCGGATTAACTAAATCCGTATCTGACTTAAAAGATTGTAAATACCACTTGCTAGCACCTTTAATCAGCTGTCCCATCGCAGGGATATCGCTAGCTTCAATCAGCCCCGGAACCAAGGTTGTACGGAACTCATAGGGCAAACCGCTAGCCATTATTATTTTAACACTTTTTTTTATATTATTACAGTTAACTGCTACGCCAACGCTAGCAGAATATTTTTCTAAAGGAGCCTTTAGGTCCATAGCAATATAATCGAGCAGCCCATCCTTGATCAATCTCTCTAAAACCTCGGGATTAGTGCCG contains the following coding sequences:
- a CDS encoding glycosyltransferase family 2 protein, whose translation is MDYLKVGKATELSGRDRKFYRILEILPGFLSLGTLLILIIFSYFKPVWVAYFLIAFDVYWLLLVLYLAIYLLTSFFKLKKGKRVNWREQCRLLDEKQIALDPQKDLPADCLAKQGLKHSDLWQVIILPTYQESLEILRTCLRAIENDSWPRERMLVVLAMEDRAGVSAREKAKIIEQEFSSRFKYFLITFHPGDIPGELKGKGANQAWAMKEAKAKIIDPEQLPYDNILVSVFDIDTVVSPGYFYALAYKFLSVSEPYRASYQPIPVYHNNIWEAPFFSRLAASSNTFWQMMMQIREEKLVTYSSHSMTFKALLDIGFWSTNMVSEDSRIFWECLLYYNGNYRVEPLYHTVSMDVTLDQTLWQTASNLYKQQRRWAWGAENIPYLIFNTTKRWRQLDHRKLMKHILIQIYGFHSWATSALIIAVVGWLPMLLGGDRFNATVLSINLPVVSRNLMNLAMVGMILSALISALLLPPRPRRYKAIKNVFMVIEWVFVPVTIILFGAIPCLDAQVRLLRGKYMGFFVTPKARVDESGKISN
- a CDS encoding 3'-5' exonuclease, giving the protein MYLVFDTETTGLPKNYQAPVSDSDNWPRLVQLAWQVYDADGNLWEKHNHIIRPDGFVIPEEATRIHRISHEQALRLGEDLRQVLEKFALQVRRAEFLVGHNISFDEKIIGAEFWRHSIKDVVEEAKKICTMKASANFCALPNGRGSYKWPNLSELHFKLFGENFAEAHDADVDVSACARCLFALKSKGVLNL
- a CDS encoding type IV secretion system DNA-binding domain-containing protein encodes the protein MPQEIAFFAQTTFRNEFKKFGIKTDDRRRHMYLIGKTGMGKSTILENMIVDDIRAGHGVAVVDPHGDLAEKIIEYIPSNRIHEVVYFNPSDINYPIAFNVVEQVDAHLRHLVASGLIGVFQKLWADSWGPRLEYILRNAILAILDFPGSTLLGVVRMLSDKNYRKRVVANIKDPVVKSFWEKEFASYADKFAAEAVSPIQNKVGQFLSSSLMRNIIGQVKSAIDIRDIMDHGKILIMNLSKGRIGEDNSALLGAMMITKIQLAAMSRVDVPEKDRRDFYLYIDEFQNFSTDSFANILSEARKYRLNLILAHQYIEQLSDKVRPAVFGNVGTMVVFRVGATDAEELVKEFTPTFTEEDLVNLPKYEMYLKLMIDGISSNPFSARGLPPLTREEKTGNTEKVIHYSREKYASEREAVEEKIMNWHESYEENMTVVKNINPNEDNFQLRKSPATLSPKQLESLSATPVTAPKVVSQDRGSAKTVGTKGQGGIKAECSACGVITEVSFVPDGIRPIFCKDCLSKKKQDKKQELEARQLAKQAELAKLSLENNAPSLSLQDLKNIQPLDFRGRPEKTSRPQSKPSVVTPAPRLSGQDFSEGEEVVFKD
- a CDS encoding anaerobic ribonucleoside-triphosphate reductase activating protein, whose amino-acid sequence is MIIGGLEKLSLLDYPEHLAAIIFTQGCNFRCHFCYNPQLVLPNKEKGPALEESDLFLFLKSRQGKLEGVVITGGEPTLHPDLPEFIKTVKDLGYLVKLDSNGTNPEVLERLIKDGLLDYIAMDLKAPLEKYSASVGVAVNCNNIKKSVKIIMASGLPYEFRTTLVPGLIEASDIPAMGQLIKGASKWYLQSFKSDTDLVNPDYESARPFSAQEMRAMAKAGQAFVELCELRN